One Chaetodon auriga isolate fChaAug3 chromosome 11, fChaAug3.hap1, whole genome shotgun sequence genomic window, AGTTGACTTCATGTGGTGAATGTACAACATGTTAAATGAATCGTGACGACAACCTAAAGAAGAACACTCCAAGAGGCATGGACATACAGTGAAGACTGGCTTTAGGATTTTCTTATAATTTGCCATCTTTGAAAGGTTGAAGGTGTCCGGGGCAGGACAGCTCTCTCACATCAAGGTAAATGTCACGTGTTTCAGACGAATGtaaggtgtgtgtctgtgtaatgtaCGTGACAGGTGAGTAATAACTTGACCTTTGTCAAACGCACTCTGTTGAAATcacctttgtttgtgtgtttgtttgttcagccTTGTTTCTGTCTCACCTCACCGCCTACATGTAAACACCGCTCGAGGATTTGAAATGTTATCAGATGGCTGTTCGTTGCCACTTACTTTGCAGACTTGAAGGCTTGTGTTCATCCACCAAAAACAGTATATAATACAGAGGAAATAATGGCAAATGCAGCCTTGTTGTCAGCCGCTGAACTGCAGTATGACTGGCCTAACCTGTCAGAGCACACAGACATCCGATCAGACAGCCTATAGACAGCCTATAGGCTGATATCATCTCGACTAAAGTACAACATAGTTATGAGTTAGGATTGACTAGTTGATGGCACTATGCCTGAAAAAGTCATGTGTACTGTCAGGAGCAAACGTGATTGGCTGTTTCTGCACAGTCTGGCTCAAAGGTTCCATTCAGCAGATGAAACGAGTCCAGTCAAAGAAAACCTTTATGTCACTGTGGACCGGGGTGGCACTTACTTGCATTTACAGCTCAGGGCGACTCCAGCTGATAGCTCTGTTGATAGCTGCGTACACATGCCTCtttctgggtgtgtgtttgtgatagGAGGTGTTTTAATGATGGCTTTAATGAAGTTGTGCAACTTTTACAGAGCAATgggcctcctgcagctgctaAAGTCCCAGTTCTTGTGCCACCTGATCATCGGCTACGTGTTCCTGGTTAGCGGGCTCATTatcaacctgctgcagctctgtactTTACCTCTGTGGCTGGTCAGCAAGCAGCTGGCCCGCAGGGTCAACATCAGACTGGGCTACTGCATCAGTAGCCGTAAGTACTGTTCTTACTTCTGTTGGTACGGCGTTTCGAACATACtttgcatgcacacagtggAATGATTAATCAGTCTGCATGAAGCTTAAGACCACTCACGCATGCAGTCACCGTACTTTTTTTGTGTCCTAATGATCCTCAGAGATGGTAGCTGCCCTGGAGTGGTGGTCTGGAACAGAATGCACGCTATACACAGACCCAAAGAGTTATCCGCTGTATGGAAATGAGAATGCCATTGTGGTTCTCAACCACAGTTTTGAGATCGACTTCCTGTGTGGCTGGACCTTCTGCGAGAGATTTGGAGTTCTTGGGGTAAGAGAGTGTGTCCCGGAGACCTTGACGGGGTTTTGCATCTCCAGCGCTATCATTCATTTGCTTAACGCGCTTTCAATTTGAATCTTTCTCCAGAGCTCGAAGGTGTTAGCCAAAAAAGAGCTGAGTTATGTACCTATTATTGGCTGGATGTGGTACTTCCTGGAGATCGTTTTCTGCAAGAGGAAGTGGGAGGAGGACCGAAGGACGGTGGCTGAGAGTCTTCAGAACCTGCACGATTACCCAGAGAACTTCTGGGTACGTTCCAGCCTGTTGTAAAATCAGGGTGACAGAAAGTGGTCGCTGAGCTGTTGCGTGACATCACAGAGATCATTTGACATTTGTTCTAATGCTTTTAATAAACAATCTGCTTTCCTGGGGACAGTTTTTGCTTCACTGTGAAGGAACACGCATGACACCAAAGAAGCACCAGATCAGCATGCAGGTGGCTGAGAGCAAAGGTTTACCCAAACTGAAGTATCATCTTCTGCCCAGGACCAAAGGATTCTGGGTGACTGTCCAGAACCTCAGAGGAACAGGTGAGTGTCCATGAAGGGGTCAAACATAGCCACCTGTAGATGTGAGCTGGACGCCTGTGAGACGGACAGGCTGGAGGCATTTGCAAATCAAATGAGCTGTACAGttaactgctgctgtgtgctttgccttgagcagctgcagctgtttatgACTCCACACTGAACTTCAGAAACAACGAGTCGCCAACCCTGCTGGGAATTCTTAACGGGAAGAAATATCACGCGGACTTGTATGTGAGGTACAGAGACGCGTCGTgctacatttcatttcctgttcgCTGGTGTGATCAGGCTTTGTCTGAGAGATCTGACTTCCTCTCTCACTTGCAGGAGAATCCCTCTCGAGTTGGTCCCAGAAGATGAAGCAGAGTGTGCTGCCTGGCTCCACAAACTCTACCAGGAGAAGGTCAGTGTGTTTTGAGGGTGGCTGTTTCTGAGAGATACGAGGAGACTGTTTAAAGCTGGAACCATTCAGATCCTGATTGCCTAAACAAACAGCATGCGCACTCATTTAGCATTTAATGTGTGATATAGTGCTTCAGCTCTTTCTCCTTTTATGTCTTAAAGTTGGAGAGATGTGCACTGCTGGACCCTGaactgtaatgtgtttttttgtggatTTGGTTCTCACACGATGCAGCTTCTCTCATTACTTCTCCCAGATTCATGCAACTCATTCATCTGAACTGGCTAATGTTAAATATTACACCAAGCCAGTTACATTTTGGTTCGTGCCACTTTTTTAAGACAGCAGCATGGCTTAGGCAGGCTCTTCTGTTCGGGACTTTGGTACTGAGTTGtgtttgcattaatgtgtcaaCAGGACAGCTTTCAGGAGCACTACGCACAGACGGGGCGTTTCCCGAGTCCTGTGGTGACCCCACCCCGCCGGCCCTGGACCCTGATCAACTGGCTCTTCTGGGCCTGCTTGCTCCTCTACCCGCTCGGcctgcttttctctcagctgATCAGCTCTGGATCAGTGCTGACCATCTTAGCTTCCCTGGCTCTCTGTTCCGCAGGTTGGTTTCATGCATTCATGCCCAAAGAGGTTTACCAGTCCTTCCTTCAATGTAACCAGCTCCTTTTTGTCCAAACATTCCATAAAGCAGCAGATTTGACCACTGAAATGTAAgtcccccccctttttttttttggaaaatatgatTTATCAGTCTTGGGAGCATGTCTTTAACAGCACTCAGGCATGTGCTTATTCAACAAAGTTATTATTCACCCATCTGAATAGTTTCACTTCGATGTAAAATGGAGAAATGAGTTTTCTAACAGCATGTCACAGTTTCCACAAGAAATAAGTgcccgtgtttgtgtttgtggttgaggtTAAAATGAAAGATTCTGCTCTCTTGAAGGAGACCTGAGCAATCTTAGACATTTATTACAAAGTTGTCAGCTAAATTCGTACAAAGTTTGGGATTTTCTCCAGTCACTGGTTGCTGTCAGAGTTAACCCTTAGCTTCCAATCTCACAGTGACAAATTGAACCATGTCCCTAAATTACTTTGAGGGgaaattcacaaaatgaaacagagaatTTACTGTGGAAATAACCATGTCCTGTGCAGGATCTCAACACCTGTCTCCACTTTTTATGTGTGACTTGCTCAAATATTATTCTAACTACACCCTTTCTGAATCATCACAGCTTCACTGGGAGTTCGCTGGATGATTGGCCAGACTGAGATCAACAGAGGCTCAAACTATGGGAATAAGGAGGCTCCGCTAAACAACAACTAAAGACTCCTAACCTCCCCACAGCTGCTTCTTTGCACAGCTACTAATATGCAAgactgtcagcagcacaaagtgtAAACACCAGTCTGACGGGATCTGCTGTCCTAACAAGCACAGACCTGCTGTAGACAGGGTCGCCTTAACAGAACGCTGCAGAAACTCAACGTGTGACATGGTGAAACTGGACCGTGGTGGGCAGCCTCCCTCAGGGAACCTGTGACAAGAGCGTGCGGCAAAATGAAATATGGCTTTACTACATTCTCCTCAAATCaaagtgtaaatatttgactacAGTCGAGACTAAACTGAAATTCAACAAAGTGAGAAATGGACTACCTCTGTCACTGTAATGTAAACAATAAATGGCATTTTCATGGTGGAAGAAAATAAAcgtttcactttttaaaaacacacatggcgTTATCGACATTACGTGTATGTAGCAAACACTGTCGGAGGAGCAGAAGCtgtggtgtgtgtcagtgtgcataCATTCACACGGGGACTACACGAGGCCTGTTggggaaaaatgtgaaagaatgAAACCCTCCAGCTCTGGTGACCCCTTGTGGTGATGCTACAATGTTGTTGGCTCACCATCTAGAAAGATAAGATCCTAAAAACTGAAACTTCATCTTTCTTCCTGTGCATTTTTTGAGCTGCCATCCATTGAGATACACACAGCATCAATCCTCAGTCAGGGCAatgatttaatttgattttgatGCATCATGGCAAAGTTAAGGCATGCGTAAGAACAGCTCAGTTGGTTATTAAAGACAGATTGTCATtatgaaaaatatataatatataataaaaacatgaaaaacatttgtaTTAAAAGGGAATATATCTATTTCAGTTTGCTTTcatattggatttttttccctctgcactTCAAGTCCTCTATATTGTAGTCTGTTGAACAGGCCTCATATATCTATGGAaggtcagacagctgaagcctTGTGAGCTTTGGCTGAACTTAAAATGCAATTTTGCACAGATCTGGAGACGTTGTCTTGGGATCTCTAATGGACAGTAGGAACAATTACAGTGACCATTATCTCAAACATAGATATTTATTGTTGGTGTTTTCAGCGGTGGACAGGGGCCAGCAAGGACACCCTGACTGCTCTGCAGCTATGCAGCCCCATACGTAACAAACTGCGATGCACTGTGTATCTTTATCAGAACCAGCATTAACCTTTTGGGCAATTTGAGCAACAGTAGCTCGTCTGTTGGATTGGACCACACATGCATCAATGAGCCTTGGCCACCCATGACCCAGTCGCTGGTTCAACACAGTTCGTTCCTTGGACAGCTTTCAATAGATACTGATCACTGCAGACCGGGAACCCCCCTCTAGCCATCCCAATTATTTACTCAAATCCTTGCGCTTgcccattttcctgcttctaaCACATCAACTTTGAGGAGAAAATGTTCACTTGCTGCCTAATATAGCCCACCCACTAACAGGTGCCATGATGAAGAGATAATCAGTGTTATTCAGttcacctgtcagtggtcaCAATGGTATGCCTGGTTGGTGTTTAAAGTGCAGAAAAAGAGGGTAAAATAGGGTATAACAACTGAGTAAAGAATCATGTTCTCGCACCTGTTTAAACCCATTAACAGTTCAGTACGCATCAGAATCATTTTACAGGTCAAACACattaaagcacacacaaactcaccaCAAATCGAATGGCAGTGAGTCACCAGCAGAAGAGGAGTGATGTTAATACCACTGAACAGCTTTATAGCTCCATTTTTCAAGGTAATGTGGTTTCCGTTGTCACACCATTTATCTAAATTGATATTAGCTTGACTTTTAGGAAATGCTCTCACAGAACTTACAGCAGAGTTGTCGGTTGGGCTGTGAATAGTAAGCAGAGTAGTTTTATGGCACAACTTAACCTGCTTCCAAGTTGCATGtagaagggggaaaaaaaggcctGAAGAGATCCAAACTCCAGCAACACTGAGGAAACATTTAACCATCAGACCACCTCCTTTTGGTCTGCATCAGGGTAtcataacaacaataataacaataataataatagtaagcTTTATTTGTGTAGTACCTTtcataaaataaatgcagctcaaagtgctctCATGAGTCATAAAGCACATTACAAAGAACATTTAAATAAGGCGTACGAAGCTGACTTCTCTCTTTTAAGGAAGGTATAAAAGACAACCTGTCATATGGATACACATAGAGATCAGCCAATGGGGCAACCAGTAAATTACAGGTAACATCATTATTTGGCCCACAAACAGGAGTAGCGCATTTAAGGGGTTTGCTCGAGCTTGTATTGAGGAGGTCTACCCAAAATGCACCTATCCTGTGCAGTAAAACTTAGTGCTATGTATGCACACATTACAAGCGAAGCTGTTCTTTATGTAACAGCTTTGCTGGAGTTTCAACCTCTTCAAAATGTATGTCAGGGCAGGCTGAGAGCCGCAAGGTCACA contains:
- the agpat4 gene encoding 1-acyl-sn-glycerol-3-phosphate acyltransferase delta — its product is MGLLQLLKSQFLCHLIIGYVFLVSGLIINLLQLCTLPLWLVSKQLARRVNIRLGYCISSQMVAALEWWSGTECTLYTDPKSYPLYGNENAIVVLNHSFEIDFLCGWTFCERFGVLGSSKVLAKKELSYVPIIGWMWYFLEIVFCKRKWEEDRRTVAESLQNLHDYPENFWFLLHCEGTRMTPKKHQISMQVAESKGLPKLKYHLLPRTKGFWVTVQNLRGTAAAVYDSTLNFRNNESPTLLGILNGKKYHADLYVRRIPLELVPEDEAECAAWLHKLYQEKDSFQEHYAQTGRFPSPVVTPPRRPWTLINWLFWACLLLYPLGLLFSQLISSGSVLTILASLALCSAASLGVRWMIGQTEINRGSNYGNKEAPLNNN